The following proteins are co-located in the Nocardioides piscis genome:
- a CDS encoding protein-L-isoaspartate O-methyltransferase family protein, translating to MADKFLPPDRVAGAFRAHPRAGFLRRAERRRAAHDGPLSIGHAQTNSQPRTVEAMLRLLDVRPGQRVLDVGAGSGWTTALLAHLVGPAGRVLGVELEPELVRFGQKNLAATRQPWARIIEARPGVLGDDREAPYDRILVSAEPARLPTELVAQLSDEGVMVIPVAGTMLRVTNPGAVVTEHGRYRFVPLRD from the coding sequence GCGGGCGGGTTTCCTGCGGCGCGCCGAGCGTCGTCGGGCCGCGCACGACGGACCGCTGTCGATCGGCCACGCACAGACCAACTCCCAGCCCCGCACCGTCGAAGCCATGCTCCGCCTGCTGGACGTGCGACCGGGTCAGCGAGTGCTGGACGTCGGGGCCGGATCGGGCTGGACGACCGCGCTGCTGGCGCACCTCGTCGGGCCGGCCGGCCGGGTGCTCGGCGTCGAGCTCGAGCCGGAGCTGGTGAGGTTCGGTCAGAAGAACCTGGCGGCGACCCGTCAGCCCTGGGCCAGGATCATCGAGGCACGGCCCGGGGTGCTGGGCGATGACCGGGAGGCGCCGTACGACCGGATCCTCGTGTCGGCCGAGCCCGCACGCCTGCCCACCGAGCTGGTCGCCCAGCTGAGCGACGAGGGAGTGATGGTCATCCCGGTGGCCGGCACGATGCTTCGCGTCACCAACCCCGGGGCGGTCGTCACCGAGCACGGGCGATATCGGTTCGTCCCGCTGCGCGATTGA
- a CDS encoding PLD nuclease N-terminal domain-containing protein has translation MFKIYALMSVVSIVLMVWCLIEAISTDEGRIRNLPKLWWILLILFFPLAGSIAWLVAGRPATTGPRPGSTPAFPEYDRPGRMAANDPAKDEDFLKKVRERAEEQRRRHEQQKRRQAEQDGAGDADAID, from the coding sequence GTGTTCAAGATCTATGCGCTGATGTCGGTCGTCAGCATCGTGCTGATGGTGTGGTGCCTGATCGAGGCGATCTCGACGGACGAGGGCCGCATCCGCAACCTGCCCAAGCTGTGGTGGATCCTGCTCATCTTGTTCTTCCCGCTGGCGGGGTCCATCGCCTGGCTGGTCGCAGGGCGGCCCGCCACCACCGGTCCCCGACCCGGTTCCACGCCTGCCTTCCCCGAATACGACCGTCCCGGCCGGATGGCGGCGAACGATCCGGCGAAGGACGAGGACTTCCTCAAGAAGGTGCGCGAGCGGGCGGAGGAGCAGCGTCGCCGGCACGAGCAGCAGAAGCGCCGCCAGGCCGAGCAGGACGGCGCGGGAGACGCCGACGCGATTGACTGA
- a CDS encoding MmcQ/YjbR family DNA-binding protein, with protein sequence MALKDRPLVPEEWVLRLDSLLAALPDCRQEAAWTGTRWRVGQATVAHVFGGEDQLFRITFRGEPDEVAAFEHLGPPYFRSGWGGNVIGLVLDDETDWTELAELLTDSYCLQAPARLVAQVSRP encoded by the coding sequence ATGGCGCTGAAGGACCGACCGCTCGTGCCCGAGGAGTGGGTGCTGCGGCTCGACTCCCTCCTGGCTGCGCTGCCCGACTGTCGTCAGGAGGCTGCCTGGACCGGCACCCGGTGGCGGGTCGGGCAGGCGACGGTGGCCCACGTCTTCGGTGGTGAGGACCAGCTCTTCCGGATCACCTTCCGTGGGGAGCCCGACGAGGTGGCTGCCTTCGAGCACCTCGGCCCGCCCTACTTCCGCTCCGGCTGGGGCGGCAACGTCATCGGGCTGGTCCTCGACGACGAGACCGACTGGACCGAGCTCGCGGAGCTGCTGACCGACTCCTACTGCCTGCAGGCGCCCGCGCGCCTCGTCGCCCAGGTGTCGCGCCCCTGA